A single Oryza brachyantha chromosome 8, ObraRS2, whole genome shotgun sequence DNA region contains:
- the LOC102699524 gene encoding uncharacterized protein LOC102699524 produces MAAEQPSEKKPPPAGAEKKAPLPKVVTLNKALKLAQTWVDKMSASDQDEPKAKDFEGRPPGLGLGAKVAPNVKRAAPTDPVERRLLGKVNAQKRKATEEEKTTAQEANEDSDDDSGETESRTSAFSKKRTAPSPTAMPLGKKTK; encoded by the exons ATGGCAGCCGAGCAGCCGTCGGAGAAaaagccgccgccggcgggagcAGAGAAGAAGGCCCCGCTCCCCAAGGTGGTCACGCTCAACAAGGCCCTCAAGCTG GCGCAAACATGGGTGGACAAAATGAGTGCATCAGACCAGGATGAACCCAAAGCTAAGGACTTTGAGGGTCGGCCACCAGG GCTTGGTCTTGGTGCTAAGGTGGCACCTAATGTAAAACGTGCGGCTCCCACTGATCCGGTTGAGAGGAGGTTGCTCGGGAAAGTGAACGCGCAAAAGAGAAAGGCTACCGAGGAGGAGAAGACAACTGCACAAGAAGCTAATGAGGATAGTGATGATGACAGCGGTGAGACTGAAAGCAGAACCAGTGCCTTCAGCAAGAAGAGGACAGCGCCTTCACCTACTGCCATGCCATTGGGGAAGAAGACCAAGTGA
- the LOC102723074 gene encoding dihydroxy-acid dehydratase, chloroplastic, producing the protein MQSLALTSPSLPAPASTSGRRHRLARVRATAVSDGPKLNKYSARITEPKSQGASQAVLYGVGLTDADLRKPQVGVSSVWYEGNTCNMHLLRLAEAVRDGVREAGMVGFRFNTVGVSDAISMGTRGMCYSLQSRDLIADSIETVMGAQHYDANISIPGCDKNMPGTIMAMGRLNRPSIMIYGGTIKPGHFQGNSYDIVSAFQCYGEFVTGSISEEERKNVLRNSCPGAGACGGMYTANTMASAIETMGMSLPYSSSTPAEDPLKLEECRLAGKYLLELLKMDLKPKDIITEKSLRNAMVIVMALGGSTNAVLHLIAIARSVGLQLTLDDFQKVSDQVPFLADLKPSGKYVMEDLHKIGGTPAVIHYLLEQELLDGDCMTVTGKTLAENAKIFPPLSEGQQIIRPLDNPIKSTGHIQILYGNLAPEGSVAKITGKEGLFFSGPALVFEGEESMIAAISENPANFKGKVVVIRGEGPKGGPGMPEMLTPTSAIMGAGLGKECALLTDGRFSGGSHGFVVGHICPEAQEGGPVGLVQNGDVITIDVAKRVIDVELTEAQLEERRRKWTPPPHKATRGALWKYIKLVSPASRGCVTDE; encoded by the exons atgcagTCGCTTGCGCTGACATCCCCCTCCCTTCcggcgccggcctccacctccggccgccgccaccgcctcgcgcgcgtccgcgccaccgccgtctccGACGGGCCCAAGCTCAACAAGTACAGCGCGCGCATCACCGAGCCCAAGTCGCAGGGGGCGTCGCAGGCCGTGCTCTACGGCGTCGGCCTCACCGACGCCGACCTCCGCAAGCCGCAGGTCGGCGTCTCCTCCGTCTGGTATGAGGGCAACACCTGCAACATGCACCTGCTCCGCCTCGCCGAGGCCGTCCGGGACGGCGTCCGCGAGGCCGGCATGGTGGGGTTCCGCTTCAACACCGTCGGGGTCAGCGACGCCATCTCCATGGGCACCCGGGGCATGTGCTACAGCCTCCAGTCGCGCGACCTCATCGCCGACAGCATCGAGACCGTCATGGGCGCTCAGCACTACGACGCCAACATCTCCATTCCTGGATGCGACAAGAAC ATGCCAGGAACAATAATGGCAATGGGGCGACTTAACCGACCAAGTATCATGATATATGGTGGAACCATTAAG CCTGGTCACTTTCAGGGCAATTCTTATGACATAGTATCTGCTTTCCAG TGCTATGGAGAATTTGTTACCGGATCAATAAgcgaagaggaaagaaagaatgTTCTCCGCAACTCATGCCCAGGAGCAGGTGCATGTGGTGGTATGTACACAGCTAACACAATGGCATCAGCTATTGAGACTATGGGCATGAGCCTTCCGTACAG TTCTTCAACCCCTGCTGAAGACCCACTAAAGCTAGAGGAGTGCCGTCTCGCTGGGAAGTATCTCTTAGAATTGTTAAAGATGGATCTGAAGCCTAAAGACATTATCACTGAGAAATCGTTGCGGAACGCTATGGTTATTGTCATGGCACTTGGTGGGTCTACTAATGCTGTACTGCATTTAATTGCTATTGCTAG GTCTGTAGGTCTGCAGTTAACCCTTGATGATTTTCAGAAGGTTAGTGACCAAGTCCCTTTCCTTGCGGACCTTAAGCCTAGTGGCAAATATGTCATGGAGGATCTGCATAAG ATTGGTGGGACACCTGCTGTAATTCATTATCTTCTGGAGCAAGAGCTTCTTGATGGTGATTGTATGACAG TCACTGGGAAAACTCTAGCTGAAAATGCTAAAATCTTCCCTCCTCTGTCTGAAGGACAG CAAATAATAAGACCCCTGGACAATCCAATCAAATCAACTGGTCATATACAAATACTCTATGGCAATCTTGCACCGGAAGGTtctgtagcaaaaataactgGCAAAGAGGGGCTGTTTTTCTCAG GCCCTGCACTAGTATTTGAGGGTGAAGAATCTATGATTGCAGCTATATCAGAAAACCCAGCTAATTTCAAG GGCAAGGTAGTGGTGATACGAGGAGAAGGACCAAAAGGTGGGCCGGGGATGCCTGAAATGTTGACTCCAACTAGTGCAATAATGGGTGCTGGCCTTGGGAAG GAGTGCGCACTGCTGACTGACGGTAGATTTTCTGGAGGGTCACATGGATTTGTTGTAGGCCACATATGTCCCGAAGCACAG GAAGGAGGTCCAGTTGGTCTTGTTCAGAACGGTGACGTAATCACCATCGATGTTGCGAAGAGAGTAATTGATGTTGAACTGACTGAAGCGCAGCTGGAAGAAAGACGGAGGAAATGGACTCCGCCGCCACACAAGGCTACCCGTGGAGCGCTTTGGAAG TACATCAAGCTGGTGTCCCCTGCATCAAGAGGATGTGTCACCGATGAGTAG
- the LOC102708083 gene encoding uncharacterized protein At3g49055, giving the protein MDYHPKVTMHKITSSLHSVHRILDSILDRASDDKLDRLYESLNSDPRGGQKILASEAHDIHELAKEVQFKFSGYMEMQRKEKNRFESTISTLMKENQDIRSMLKIAVTEKEAAENNLCVLKEDRDQGRSAILQIAEKGLQKVGFGFIMEVISGETEREDMSSSATNTSSTGTESKQEEVVSLASLVGQTMENMHNEIKDLRHALHKSRSEWDHLQLLADEQSQKVVKQEAHIKDLEEREIFLVHSVEELTVGLKEVEQEAARWREACELEVEAGKVAIKELNQKIALLTEELRRVEADLEAANSKLKLKEKLAASAMAAQAAADACLKLADSRSAGLQLRIEELTRQIEQEDEHARKERGNAYRRTRYACWPWQPLQVISASSGARKWFVDQNGRLPPGTEALLQIRI; this is encoded by the exons ATGGACTATCACCCCAAGGTTACCATGCACAAGATTACCAGCTCGCTCCACTCAGTTCACAGGATCCTAGATAGCATCCTGGATAGAGCCTCCGACGACAAACTAGACAGGCTATACGAGAGCTTGAACAGTGATCCAAGGGGTGGCCAGAAAATTCTAGCATCAGAGGCTCATGACATACATGAGTTGGCAAAGGAGGTGCAGTTCAAGTTCTCCGGGTACATGGAGAtgcagagaaaagaaaagaacaggtTTGAGAGTACGATATCAACCTTGATGAAGGAGAACCAGGATATCAGAAGCATGCTGAAGATTGCTGTAACTGAGAAGGAGGCAGCAGAGAATAACCTTTGTGTGCTGAAGGAAGACAGGGATCAGGGCAGAAGTGCAATCCTGCAGATTGCTGAAAAGGGATTGCAGAAGGTTGGGTTTGGATTCATCATGGAGGTGATAAGTGGAGAAACAGAAAGAGAGGACATGAGCAGCAGTGCCACTAACACATCCAGTACTGGAACAGAGAGTAAACAGGAGGAGGTTGTCAGTCTG GCTTCACTAGTTGGACAGACAATGGAAAATATGCACAATGAGATCAAAGACCTAAGGCATGCCTTACACAAGTCCAG GTCAGAATGGGATCACTTGCAACTTCTTGCTGATGAGCAGTCCCAGAAGGTTGTCAAACAGGAGGCACACATAAAAGATttggaagaaagagaaataTTCCTAGTTCACAGT GTTGAAGAGCTCACTGTAGGTCTAAAAGAAGTAGAACAAGAGGCTGCAAGATGGAGGGAAGCATGCGAATTGGAAGTGGAAGCTGGAAAAGTTGCCATCAAAGAACTCAACCAGAAG ATCGCCTTGCTCACAGAAGAACTGAGAAGAGTAGAGGCAGACTTGGAGGCTGCAAACAGCAAGCTTAAGCTGAAAGAGAAATTAGCTGCCAGTGCAATGGCAGCACAAGCTGCTGCAGATGCATGCCTCAAGCTTGCTGACAGTAGATCGGCTGGGCTACAACTGAGGATAGAAGAGTTGACCAGACAGATAGAGCAAGAAGATGAGCATGCAAGAAAGGAGAGAGGGAATGCTTACAGAAGAACAAGATACGCTTGCTGGCCTTGGCAGCCACTTCAGGTTATATCAGCATCCTCTGGTGCCAGAAAATGGTTTGTTGATCAGAATGGTCGGTTGCCACCTGGGACAGAAGCACTCCTGCAAATAAGGATTTGA